Genomic segment of Streptosporangium sp. NBC_01755:
GTACGGCCGCGAGCAGGATGCCGCGTTCGACTCCCTCGGCGCGGGAGCGTCGGTCAAACCCCCACAGGTTGCGCGGCTCGGCGTGTGGCCCGAGCGCGACGGACTGCCACGCTCCGGTGGCGGACGCGCGCCACACGGTCTCCCTCGGTTCGCGGGCGGACTTGGTGAAGAACGCCCACCCCTGGGGAGCGACCAGCCGCGCCGCCTCGCTCACCGTTCGCTGCGCGGGCAGCCGGAGGGCGGCGCTGGGCAGCTGGCCGATGACGACATAGAGGATCAGGGCGGTCCACCCGAGGCCGAGTGCGGCGGCGGACATGCCCAGCCTGGCGTCGGCGTTCACCGGGCAAGAGTCTTCGCCACGTCGTCGACCCAGCGTTCCTGGGCCAGAACGGTGCCACCCTCGGGGATGACGCTCCAGAACCGGTTGGTGTTCCAGATGGTGTTG
This window contains:
- a CDS encoding SdpA family antimicrobial peptide system protein, which gives rise to MNADARLGMSAAALGLGWTALILYVVIGQLPSAALRLPAQRTVSEAARLVAPQGWAFFTKSAREPRETVWRASATGAWQSVALGPHAEPRNLWGFDRRSRAEGVERGILLAAVPADRWRDCRREVTGCLGLPGAAVPVRNPSPDPILCGTLEVTRQKPLPWAWADAAAHTQMPVSVVRLEVAC